The genomic region CCGTAGCTTGACACAATAGCATTGCGTCATCTGTGACTGCATACTGTCCGGCGGCGATCGCTGCTTCTAAGCCAGATACAGTTTGGACGGCTTTTGCGTCCTCTATTCCCGCTTCCCGATAAGCACGCATGGCTTTATCAACATCACGGTTAAAAATTGCCACCAGTTCCATACCTGGGACGGAATTGATAATTTGGTTGGCAATACCTCGTCCCATAAAGCCAGCACCAATCATTCCCACCCGAACGGGGTTGCCTGCTTCTGCCCGTGCTTGTAAAGCGCGATCGACAATGATCATGATGTATGTTCCTTAATTCAATTATCAGTTATCAGTTGTTGTAGGGGCGGATTTAGCGAAAAGACTCACAACCACAGCAGTCAATCTTGGCTCAAAACCCGCCCTTGCAGTTACGAGTTAGTTGTTGTAGGGGCGGGTTTAGCGAAAAGACTCACAACCACAGCAGTCAATCTTGGCTCAAAACCCGCCCTTGCAGCAATGCAAAGGAATATTTTCATAGTATTTCTACAGGAGATTTTGGCATTCCGGTCTTGCATGAAATTGAAGTATAGTTATCGTTTACACGCCTCTAACATAAATTGAAAGTGGTTTTTGGTTGATGGTTCCCAGGCAGTATAGCTTTAATGATGAAATACAAAAAAAGGAGCAAAAAGCCCCTCCTGTAAGAGTTTTACTCAGCAATCGCCTCAATTACGCCACTATACTAATTTGAGTTGGATTTAGGTTAGGTAAGCCACTGAACTGAGCTATGGTGACAGCTGAGTTCGTACCATTACCATCCGCATCAAAACTCAATATACCTGTAGCGGTATCGTATAAAAAGTTTGCATTATTACCGAGAGATTGGGGATTGTTACCACTAACAAACGTGCCAGTAGCAGCAGCAGTTAAACTTAACGTTACCCCATCTGCTAAACCACCACCGAAACCGCTAGCAGAGAATTGAATCAAATCGTCGGTGGCGTTAAAGTCAGTAATCGTATCGCCGCCATCTGTATAGGAGCGATACACGAAAACATCTCTTCCACCGCCGCCAGTTAGCACATCCGCCCCAGCGTTGCCCGCGATCGCATTTCCCACCGCATTCCCGATTAGCGTGTCATTGTATTTAGAACCGTCAATGTATTCGATATTAACGAGCGTGTCGCGATCGACTGCGAACGTACCTTGGCTTATACCCAAATCTTGTAGGGCTTCGTACCATAAACTCGCAATCTTACTGTAACCCGTCGTAGTAGGATGCAGCCCATTATCATCTGGTGGTCTAGAAATATCGTCCGTCGTCAGAGAACTCATATCGACGAACTTAACTTTTTTGCCCTCTGCTAGCTTTTGCTCCACAATCCCAGGAATGGCAGCATTATACTCCGCTATTTTTTGTACCCGTTCCTGATTGTTGGTCGGTGGAATGGTGGCTACAAATACATAAGTATCTGGGGAATACTGGACGATCTTGTCAATTAAATTGCTCAGCTCTTGGGACATTTGCCCTACAGAATCTCCGTAGGTGTCATTTGTGCCAATCGTTAATAGAACGATATCTGGCTGGGAAGTATTTAGCCACTCATTAACTTTGCCGTCGATCTGGTCGATCGTCCAGCCGCCATGTCCTTCATGGTCTTTATCGCTGAGGGTGGTAGGTCCATTAGACAGGGAACCCACAAAATCTATACTAATTCCATTAGCCTGCAATAACTCCGACAACTTCAGGCGATAGCCTCCTGAGTCAGGATTTACATCACTGACAAAACCATAGGTAATCGAGTCACCCAGGGGCATTAACTTGGCTGTGCGCGTCGCTACGCCCGCAGTTAGGTCAACGGTAACACCACTGGTAGCATTAAAATAACTAACCGTGTCAATTCCCGCGCCACCATCTAAAGCGTCTTTGCCCGTACCACCAATCAAAATGTCATTGCCAGTTCCTCCGATAAGCGTGTCATCGCCTTCTAATCCATAGATGATACTGTCCTGGGCATTGCCCTGCAAATTGTCAGCAGCTTTAGTACCAAATATTTCTGGCAAAACTCTACTCCCCACACTTACTGGTTGACTGTTCTATCCGCAAAATTACACCTATAGATAGATGTAACAGCTAGATATTTACAGAATCAACCCGGCGAAGAGTATTTCCGCACGTTTTGCTTTAGTTTTACCGAAACTAAGCAATAATTTGGATTTGCTCCCAATTTAAACTAGGTAAGCTCCTGAGTCTGGCTATGGCAATGGCTGCATCAATCCCATCTCCATCTTGGTCAAAACTCAGAATACCCGTGACAGTATTGTAGAGAAAGTTGGCGCTTGTACCTAGAGCGAGGGGATTATCGCTGCTGATAAAAACACCTGTTGCTGCTTCCGTCAAGCTCAAAGGCGTACCCGCAATTAAGCCACCACCAAAGCCAGCAGCAGAAATTTGGAAAAAATCATCTGTACCAAAATCGGTAATGGTGTCGCTACCATGATGAGACGAGCGATAGATAAAGGTATCTATACCCCCACCTCCAGTCAGAATATCCCTACTTGCAGCACCTTCTAGGACGTTATTACTAACATTACCTAATAATTTATCCTTATAAGCCGTACCAATCACGTTTTCGACACTGCTGATGGTGTCGCGCTCCACGAGTGCGTCATACCATTTATTCCCAATTTTTTTGTAGCCTTGAGAACTGGGGTGAACGCCATCCGATCCGAGATCGTCAATGATTAAACTACCCTCTGCATCTACAAAAGCTACTTTTTTACCTTGGCTAACTTTATTGTTAACCAGTTGGGGAAGCAGAGCGTTAAAGTCTTCAGCGTTTTCTGCTGCTTCTGGTTTTACACCTTTAGATCCATTTGGATCGATCGGTGCAATGGAGGAAACAAAAATCTGCGTGTTGGGTGACTGTTGCGCAATGCGATCGATCAGGCGGCTCAGATCGCCATACATTTCATTGACAGAACTCGATCCCGTATCGTTCGTGCCAATCGTCAATAGTATGATGTGCGGCTGATAAGTTTTGAGTATACCTGTGTCGAGTAAAGCAGAAATCTCATCAGTCGTCCATCCGCCATGTCCCTCATGGTCTGTATCGCCGAGTCTGCTAGGTCCATTGGATAGCGAACCCACAAAATCTATGCTCAAACCATCCGTTACAAAATTTTGCCACAACTGAATCCGATAGGCTCCGGGAGTCGGTTCGACACGGTGTCCGCCTGCGGTTTTGGAATCGCCAAGGGGCATAATTCTCGGCGTTCCTGACGTTCCGTATATCGGCGCTAAGATAACACCTCGATTGAGATCGGCTATAATCCCCCTGGTGGATTGGCTGTAATCCACGGTATCGATACCGTCACCCCCAATCA from Chroococcidiopsis sp. SAG 2025 harbors:
- a CDS encoding GDSL-type esterase/lipase family protein, whose product is MSAINGTEATEILRGDRQNDIINGAGGDDTIDGGAGNDILIGGKGKDRLIGGDGIDTVDYSQSTRGIIADLNRGVILAPIYGTSGTPRIMPLGDSKTAGGHRVEPTPGAYRIQLWQNFVTDGLSIDFVGSLSNGPSRLGDTDHEGHGGWTTDEISALLDTGILKTYQPHIILLTIGTNDTGSSSVNEMYGDLSRLIDRIAQQSPNTQIFVSSIAPIDPNGSKGVKPEAAENAEDFNALLPQLVNNKVSQGKKVAFVDAEGSLIIDDLGSDGVHPSSQGYKKIGNKWYDALVERDTISSVENVIGTAYKDKLLGNVSNNVLEGAASRDILTGGGGIDTFIYRSSHHGSDTITDFGTDDFFQISAAGFGGGLIAGTPLSLTEAATGVFISSDNPLALGTSANFLYNTVTGILSFDQDGDGIDAAIAIARLRSLPSLNWEQIQIIA
- a CDS encoding GDSL-type esterase/lipase family protein; translated protein: MGSRVLPEIFGTKAADNLQGNAQDSIIYGLEGDDTLIGGTGNDILIGGTGKDALDGGAGIDTVSYFNATSGVTVDLTAGVATRTAKLMPLGDSITYGFVSDVNPDSGGYRLKLSELLQANGISIDFVGSLSNGPTTLSDKDHEGHGGWTIDQIDGKVNEWLNTSQPDIVLLTIGTNDTYGDSVGQMSQELSNLIDKIVQYSPDTYVFVATIPPTNNQERVQKIAEYNAAIPGIVEQKLAEGKKVKFVDMSSLTTDDISRPPDDNGLHPTTTGYSKIASLWYEALQDLGISQGTFAVDRDTLVNIEYIDGSKYNDTLIGNAVGNAIAGNAGADVLTGGGGRDVFVYRSYTDGGDTITDFNATDDLIQFSASGFGGGLADGVTLSLTAAATGTFVSGNNPQSLGNNANFLYDTATGILSFDADGNGTNSAVTIAQFSGLPNLNPTQISIVA